The Candidatus Bathyarchaeota archaeon genome includes a region encoding these proteins:
- a CDS encoding 50S ribosomal protein L37e, with amino-acid sequence MSKGTPSKGKKGRSKTHITCRRCGRHSYHIRKKRCAACGFGETKKMRSYTWQNKKINKIRVI; translated from the coding sequence ATGAGCAAGGGGACGCCTTCCAAAGGCAAGAAGGGGAGATCCAAAACCCATATAACCTGTAGGAGATGCGGAAGGCACTCCTATCACATCCGGAAGAAGAGATGCGCAGCATGCGGGTTCGGAGAGACCAAGAAAATGAGATCGTACACGTGGCAAAACAAGAAAATAAATAAAATACGCGTAATATAG